The following coding sequences lie in one Arachis hypogaea cultivar Tifrunner chromosome 4, arahy.Tifrunner.gnm2.J5K5, whole genome shotgun sequence genomic window:
- the LOC112794739 gene encoding uncharacterized protein, with protein sequence MDLLRHALFRPSSSSAAASTAIFLSHAGISKQMLLKFAGSVDRTVKFWDLETFELIGSARREATGVHSIAIHPDGRTLFTGHEDGLKLIKPYGDGSSLAAKTSEGMEHKLNLKENKQEQVEVDVGPTTRFRSVSPDESKEIKNIYIDCSTKIEGIPEKTDSKDDNLVFVAGATGRVGSRTVRELIKHGFKVRAGVRSAERAGPLIKSVEQMKLDDGTSGGKSTGYFIGNK encoded by the exons ATGGATCTTCTCCGTCACGCTCTCTTCCgtccctcctcctcctccgccgCCGCCTCTACTGCCATT TTTCTATCACATGCTGGTATCTCGAAACAGATG CTATTGAAATTTGCAGGTTCAGTTGATAGAACAGTGAAATTCTGGGATTTAGAAACCTTTGAATTGATTGGTTCTGCCAGGCGCGAG GCTACAGGGGTGCACTCAATAGCAATTCATCCTGATGGAAGAACCCTATTTACTGGACATGAGGATGGTTTGAAG CTTATTAAACCATACGGTGATGGTTCCAGCTTGGCTGCCAAGACAAGTGAAGGCATGGAGCACAAACTTAATcttaaggaaaataaacaagagcaAGTAGAGGTTGATGTGGGGCCAACTACCAGATTCCGCAGTGTGTCCCCTGATGAGTCAAAAGagataaagaatatatatattgACT GTTCAACAAAAATTGAGGGGATTCCTGAGAAAACAGATTCCAAGGATGATAACTTAGTATTTGTTGCTGGTGCTACTGGTAGAGTTGGTTCAAGAACTGTTAG AGAGCTTATAAAACATGGATTTAAAGTAAGAGCTGGAGTGAGGAGTGCTGAGAGAGCTGGTCCACTAATCAAG AGTGTTGAGCAAATGAAGCTTGATGATGGAACAAGTGGAGGGAAGAGTACTGGTTACTTCATTGGGAATAAATAA